The following coding sequences are from one Acipenser ruthenus chromosome 7, fAciRut3.2 maternal haplotype, whole genome shotgun sequence window:
- the LOC131737483 gene encoding protein PIP82-like isoform X2: MWFKLPSREPEGVELQSREPEGVELPSREPEGVELQSREPEGVELQSREPEGEELPPPEQEGKEVKSPPPPQPRPPPLRSSPAPPLCAVPRPLLLDTLPVCLDLPSLDLEPRSLQNRSQFSTWFHAPLLPSTKTSLRCSQTALELPLVTTLLPLGDWTSLHRAPAADLQCPGCRAGRP; encoded by the exons ATGTGGTTCAAG ctgccgtcccgagagccagagggggtggagctgcagtcccgagagccagagggggtggagctgccgtcccgagagccagagggggtggagctgcagtcccgagagccagagggggtggagctgcagtcccgagagccagagggggaggagctgccgccgcccgagCAAGAGGGGAAAGAGGTGAAGAGCccgcctccaccacagccccgaccaccacccctgcggtccagtccggcaccgccgCTGTGTGCGGtccctcgccccttgctcctggacacccttcCGGTTTGCTTGGACCTCCCTtcgctagacctggagcccaggagtctgcagaaccggtcacagttctccacctggttccatgctccgctcctcccaagcaccaagacgtcgctgcgctgctcccagacggCGCTtgagctccccctggtcactactttgctccccctgggtgattggACGTCGCTGCACCGGGCCCCGGCTGCAgacctccagtgccccggttgtcgcgccggtcgcccctga
- the LOC131737483 gene encoding histone-lysine N-methyltransferase SETD1B-like isoform X1: MKVKVVKGTEEADSLFLEFHASAIGAHCGQHRTREAISSRYYWPGMGSSIDNWLPSREPEGVELQSREPEGVELPSREPEGVELQSREPEGVELQSREPEGEELPPPEQEGKEVKSPPPPQPRPPPLRSSPAPPLCAVPRPLLLDTLPVCLDLPSLDLEPRSLQNRSQFSTWFHAPLLPSTKTSLRCSQTALELPLVTTLLPLGDWTSLHRAPAADLQCPGCRAGRP; this comes from the exons ATGAAGGTGAAGGTGGTCAAAGGCACTGAAGAGGCAGACAGTCTCTTCCTGGAATTTCATGCAAGTGCTATAGGGGCACACTGTGGCCAACACAGAACCAGAGAGGCAATTTCCTCCAGATATTACTGGCCTGGAATGGGTTCCAGTATTGATAATTGG ctgccgtcccgagagccagagggggtggagctgcagtcccgagagccagagggggtggagctgccgtcccgagagccagagggggtggagctgcagtcccgagagccagagggggtggagctgcagtcccgagagccagagggggaggagctgccgccgcccgagCAAGAGGGGAAAGAGGTGAAGAGCccgcctccaccacagccccgaccaccacccctgcggtccagtccggcaccgccgCTGTGTGCGGtccctcgccccttgctcctggacacccttcCGGTTTGCTTGGACCTCCCTtcgctagacctggagcccaggagtctgcagaaccggtcacagttctccacctggttccatgctccgctcctcccaagcaccaagacgtcgctgcgctgctcccagacggCGCTtgagctccccctggtcactactttgctccccctgggtgattggACGTCGCTGCACCGGGCCCCGGCTGCAgacctccagtgccccggttgtcgcgccggtcgcccctga